The window CGTGAACAAGATTCGTAGTCATAGTGGCCTCCTTGGGTGGAACCGGGATTTTACAAACCAACTAGTTGGTATATTAAACATGCTTTTCGGGAATGTCAATAGGGATCGGGGGATACGATCAGGGTATTAATTAAGCTGGAAATCCTTTGCCAAGAAGGACTCATTGCCTTTTATGGGCTATCAAAAAGTTTTGGCTTCTTAACAAACTATTTAGTTTGTAAGATGGAAGAGTATGGTGAAAAAAGTCTGTCAGGAGTCTGTCATGCCCCGTAGTGGAGTCAAAACCAAATCGGCTATTCTGGATGCTGCCCATGAGTTGGTGATGGGGCACGGGTTGGCAGGCACCTCCATCGACATGGTGTTAGAGAAGGCCACGGTCACCAAAGGGGCGTTTTTCTATCACTTCAAAACCAAGGCTGATCTGGCCCGTGCCCTGGTGCAGCGTTATGCCGAGAAAGATGCCGCCTATCTACATGAGCAACTCAGCCGTGCTGAAAAGCTCAGCCGTGAACCGCTACAGCAGATTTTGGTTTTCATCGGACTGTTGCAAGAAGAGGTGGAGCAAATGACGGATCCTGGCGCTGGGTGCCTGATCGCCTCGTTTATCTATCAGTTCGAAGATCTCGATGCGGATGTGCGCACCATTTCGGCCCAGTCTTTTCTAGAATGGCGGCAGCGGTTGGGGAAAAAGTTTTCAGCAGCGATCGCCCAAACCTCTCCCAAGCTGCCGGTTAAAGCGGAGGAATTGGCCGACGCGATCGTCTCTACCTTTGAGGGTGGTTTTGTGATGATGCGGGTGTTGCAAGATCCTCATCAGCTGGCGCAACAGTTGGCACATTATCGCAACTACATTGAATTGTTGTTTGGGATGGTCACTTGAGTGGCTCGGTGGAATTTTATGACCACATCAAAGCCTTGCCCTTTGTATAGAGACTCCCGGCTTCTCAGAGAAACCGGGAGTCTTGGGTATTTGACCGCTACCGGATATAGCGATGACCACGATAGTGAAGAGTTGGGGGGGGATGGATGGACGAGGCGATCGCCCTTCCTGAAACGGATAAGAAATTCTCAGAAAGAACACCTTTTTGGGGAGTTCAAAGGTTTCGATTTTGGGTTGACTATAGGTGTAATGAACACCGCGATACTTCAAAGACATATGGATACCTCACGTGAGACTTGGCGAGGAATATTGTCCTAACGAAGGAAGCCCTTCCATAGGAAAAAAGAGCATTGAGTCCATTCAACATGAATACTTGAATCCTTCCGTTTTCACCCTAAGCTGATGAAGGGAACCTGTCTCTACGGTAAATCTATGGTCTTAGAGGATTCTTCCCAAAGGTTTTAGGAGTCAACCTGCTCTCGTATGAATGACCGTGTTGGCAGGGTTTTTGGCGTTGGCAATTACGTTACCTCTGCAATCCGCAAAGAATCTTAGACGTGTGTTTCATCGTTTGCAACCTTTATGAATCAGTTCTTTTGGAGAATGACCATAGATTTCCATAGGTTTCTACAAGGCCGGTTCCATAGGTTTCCCCTAGAGACAGAAAGGGATTACTCTCCTACCGTTAAAAATGAACATAAAGCAGAGCTAGATATAGTCTATTGACTTGATAATTCGGCATTGCTGAATCGATAGATGTGATTTGCCCTCATTCCCAACCCTTCTCCCTAGGAAGAAGGGCGCTAGAACTCTTGTTTTCTCTCCCTGGGCAGAGGGCTAGGGTGAGGGCGGATTTAGGAATCCATACTTGTATTCAGCAACACCGACAATTTATCTGACGTGAAACATCCATTTCTGCTATCAGATGATTTCAAGAAGGCTAGCAAGCATTCTGAACTGTGATGGATTGATGAAATGTCCGAGTATGAATTATGTTGACTCAAGCTGATACGAAGAACGTAGAAAAAACGCCGCAAACAACGAATCTTGAAAAGAGTCTGCTCATTAATTTACCGCTGCAACTGGTGCAGGTGCGCCGCAGTAGGGTGGCAGGTGCTGAAGCGTTGCTGGCGTTGCTGTCAGACCCTAAGGTGGCCCCTGAGGTACACACCTTGCCGTATTTGTCCCTAGATGAATTGCGAGATCGCCTCTCCCAGTCCAGATGTCAGGGCTGTGTACTCGTGACCTGCTGCCATGGCGAAATCTTGGGCATGGTGGCGCTTAGCTTCGCTGCCGATCCGCTCTGACGTCATGCAGCAGCGCTGCAATGGCTTGCAGGAAACCCCGGTTGGCAAGGACTGGGGATCGGCGATCGCCTCCTTCAGGCTGCCCTCGATATTGCTGATCACGGGTGTAATCTGCGGCGTCTAAACTGCAAGTTTTTTCAGATCATTACCGGGCGATCGCCCTCTACAAGAAGTTTGGCTTTGCCCATGAAGGCACGTTGCAGCAGTATGCCTGTCGAGATGGCCAACACTGCGACGTCGATATGATGGCACGACTGAAATCAACTGTTTTAGGAGACTTTCCTGATGTTTGCCAATGCGATCGCGACCCTCTTTCGCATGGATGACCAAACCTGGCAAGGCCACGCCAACCCCTGGTGCTTTTGGACTCGCCTCACCGTCGTTCCCCTATTATTTCTCACCATCTGGAGCCGCGTGTGGCTGGGGTGGGGAGCCCTAGCGCTGATTGTCGCCGCACTGTTGTGGAACTGGCTCAATGCTCGCCTATTTTCGCCCCCCAAATCCACCGACAACTGGGTGTCAAAAGGGGTACTGGGTGAGCGCGTCTGGATCAACCGTCAGCAAGTTTCCATTCCCGCCCACCACCGCACCTTTCCTTATTTTCTGACCGGACTGGCCGCCATCGGCTTTCTGATTGCCATTGCCGGTCTCTGGACGCTGCACCTGCCCCTTACCCTGCTGGGCCTGCTGCTGATTTACATCGGCAAACTCTGGTTCCTCGACCGCATGGTGTGGCTTTATGAAGATATGAAAACCACTACACCTGAGTACGGAAGCTGGCTCTATTAACCGCAAAGGAGCGAGGAGAATTCAAAACTCAATATTCTCCACCCATCCACCCTACTCTCCGGGAAGCCACTACCGCGAACACTCTTCACCCCACCCTCTCACCATCCCACTACCGACTACCCACCCCCTCTTATCATGCTTACCACCCAAATTACCCAAACCTACAACATCTCAACGCCCATCATCTCCGCCGGAATGGCCTGTGTCGCCACCCCCAAACTCGCTGCTGCCGTCAGCCATGCCGGGGGCATGGGCACCTTCAGTGCGGCAATGGTTGACCCCGAGGGACTGCAGCGACTGATTCGCGAAATGCGATCGCTCACGCCTTACCCCTTTGGCGTCGACTTCGTGACCGGCATGGCCCAAGCGGAGCACATTGCTATCTGTATTGCAGAACGAGTGCCTGTTGTGATCTTTTTCTGGTCACTGCCGCCCCAAGCATGGGTGATGCAGTTGCAGGCCAGCGGCACCAAAGTTTGGATGCAGGTCGGTTCCCTTACCGAAGCCTTGGAAGCTAAAGCGATGGGATTCGATGCCATCATTGCCCAGGGAGCTGAAGGAGGGGGCCACAATCGCGCCGAGGCTAGTACCTTCACTCTGTTGCCCGCTGTTTATCAAGCGGTTGCGCCGACTCCCGTCATTGCCGCAGGCGGCATCATCGACGGCAAAGGACTCGTGGCCGCCTTGGCCTTGGGCGCAGAAGCCGTGTGGTGCGGCACGCGCTTTCTCGCCAGCGTAGAAGCCCATGCCCATACCGAGTACAAAGCGCGAGTGCTGGAAGCGCAACTGGACGACACCACCCGCACCACTCTGTTTGGGCCAGAAATGCCGGGGCAGATGATGCGCGTCATTCGCAATCGGGCGGTGCATCAGTGGAGCGATCGCGTATCTGAAGCGATGGATCACAGCCACGCCCATCCTTCGATCGGCACCACCATCATGGGCGGGCAAACGGTGCCGCTGCCCAAGTTTTCCGTCATTCTGCCGATGCCTGACACCACGGGTGACTTTGAGGAAATGTGCCTCACCGCCGGGGAAAGCAGCGGCAACATTACTGCTATCAAATCGGCGAAGGACATTGTGCGCGAGATGGAGAATGAGGCGGTTGAATTACTGACCTGGCGCTTGCAGGCGATCGCCCCTGAGCAAACCCTTATAGCTGCCCCCTAAATCCTCAACTCTCGGCATCGTCTAGATTGCTCGGTTCCCTTTGTCAGAACTACAGAGAGTTTCGGTGATATCGACAGCATTGATGTCCCCAATGCACACTCTGCTTTGTTTCCCGTGCTCCCCTCAATACCGTTGATGACATGAACGTTTCAACCGCCCTCATGACTGTTTTGTCCAAGGAGATTGCTATGCATAGCCCAACCCACGACGCCCAAGCCTTGCTGGAACAAGA of the Candidatus Obscuribacterales bacterium genome contains:
- a CDS encoding DUF6653 family protein, coding for MFANAIATLFRMDDQTWQGHANPWCFWTRLTVVPLLFLTIWSRVWLGWGALALIVAALLWNWLNARLFSPPKSTDNWVSKGVLGERVWINRQQVSIPAHHRTFPYFLTGLAAIGFLIAIAGLWTLHLPLTLLGLLLIYIGKLWFLDRMVWLYEDMKTTTPEYGSWLY
- a CDS encoding TetR/AcrR family transcriptional regulator; this encodes MPRSGVKTKSAILDAAHELVMGHGLAGTSIDMVLEKATVTKGAFFYHFKTKADLARALVQRYAEKDAAYLHEQLSRAEKLSREPLQQILVFIGLLQEEVEQMTDPGAGCLIASFIYQFEDLDADVRTISAQSFLEWRQRLGKKFSAAIAQTSPKLPVKAEELADAIVSTFEGGFVMMRVLQDPHQLAQQLAHYRNYIELLFGMVT
- a CDS encoding nitronate monooxygenase → MLTTQITQTYNISTPIISAGMACVATPKLAAAVSHAGGMGTFSAAMVDPEGLQRLIREMRSLTPYPFGVDFVTGMAQAEHIAICIAERVPVVIFFWSLPPQAWVMQLQASGTKVWMQVGSLTEALEAKAMGFDAIIAQGAEGGGHNRAEASTFTLLPAVYQAVAPTPVIAAGGIIDGKGLVAALALGAEAVWCGTRFLASVEAHAHTEYKARVLEAQLDDTTRTTLFGPEMPGQMMRVIRNRAVHQWSDRVSEAMDHSHAHPSIGTTIMGGQTVPLPKFSVILPMPDTTGDFEEMCLTAGESSGNITAIKSAKDIVREMENEAVELLTWRLQAIAPEQTLIAAP